One Gimesia aquarii DNA segment encodes these proteins:
- the rfbC gene encoding dTDP-4-dehydrorhamnose 3,5-epimerase → MDIQQTDFPGLLVITPRVFADERGFFKETYQQERYQKVGVNETFVQDNSSRSSAGILRGLHFQVKRPQAKLVFVVQGEIFDVCVDLRKNSPTFGKSFSITLTAENHQQLFVPAGFAHGFYVLSPHADFMYKCSDYYFPEHEKTLLWNDPALEIDWPITTEPILSEKDRNGLPLNECEYFETL, encoded by the coding sequence ATGGACATACAACAAACGGATTTTCCCGGTTTATTAGTCATTACACCTCGAGTGTTTGCAGACGAACGTGGGTTTTTCAAAGAAACATATCAGCAAGAACGCTATCAAAAAGTAGGAGTCAACGAAACATTTGTCCAAGACAATTCCTCTCGATCTTCGGCTGGCATTTTGCGAGGGTTACATTTTCAAGTCAAACGACCTCAGGCAAAACTTGTTTTTGTTGTCCAAGGTGAAATTTTTGATGTTTGTGTTGATCTGAGAAAAAATTCGCCCACTTTCGGTAAATCATTCTCAATTACATTAACAGCAGAAAATCACCAGCAGCTATTTGTCCCAGCCGGGTTTGCGCATGGATTTTATGTTCTCAGCCCACATGCAGATTTTATGTACAAGTGCAGTGATTATTATTTTCCGGAACATGAAAAAACACTACTCTGGAATGATCCGGCCTTAGAAATTGATTGGCCAATCACTACGGAGCCCATTCTCTCTGAAAAAGATCGAAACGGCCTTCCGCTAAACGAATGCGAATATTTCGAAACGCTATGA
- a CDS encoding S1C family serine protease, producing the protein MKLCHSLNKNDAATALLRHILSNVLGCALVLMVSQVTAEEVKVRKPVSPVVKTKLSEVFFKTVPDSLEDLQEIEKQVTSLTKASIHSTVSVRVGDAQGSGVIIDNKSGYILTAAHVIGLAQKNATIILHDGRTLKGKTMGLNRGMDAGLIKLVDEDKTKISKLPVVKMGDNSKVEPGDWVIATGHPNGYQAGRPPVVRLGRIVSQKKHLIQTDCTLIGGDSGGPLFNMSGDVIGIHSRIGPSTSWNFHIPASAFQNDWEKLVSGDMWGAKPLGQNAVLGVNGVNTDQGCKVVGVTRGFPAQIAGIKENDVIIQLNNQRITGIEQLAEVVQRYKPGQTIQIKLIRDKKTMTFEVQLAARD; encoded by the coding sequence ATGAAATTGTGCCATTCATTGAACAAGAATGATGCAGCTACTGCATTACTTAGACACATTTTAAGTAATGTGTTGGGATGCGCGCTCGTTCTCATGGTTTCACAAGTCACAGCTGAGGAAGTGAAAGTCAGGAAACCGGTTTCTCCGGTTGTCAAGACAAAGCTTTCTGAAGTCTTTTTTAAGACAGTGCCTGACTCACTGGAGGATTTGCAAGAGATTGAGAAACAAGTGACTTCTCTCACGAAAGCCTCAATTCACAGTACTGTTTCAGTTCGTGTGGGAGACGCTCAGGGAAGTGGTGTTATTATCGACAATAAATCTGGATATATCCTCACAGCAGCTCATGTAATTGGGTTAGCACAAAAAAATGCGACCATCATTTTACATGATGGCCGAACTCTTAAAGGGAAAACAATGGGTTTAAATCGGGGAATGGATGCCGGATTGATCAAGCTCGTTGATGAAGACAAGACAAAAATTAGTAAACTCCCTGTAGTAAAGATGGGAGATAATTCCAAAGTGGAGCCAGGAGACTGGGTGATTGCCACTGGACACCCCAATGGATATCAGGCAGGGCGTCCTCCTGTTGTACGTTTAGGTAGAATTGTTTCCCAAAAGAAGCATCTTATTCAAACGGATTGCACTCTAATCGGTGGAGATTCCGGCGGACCTCTCTTTAATATGAGTGGGGATGTGATAGGCATTCACAGTCGGATCGGACCTTCAACAAGTTGGAACTTTCACATTCCGGCATCAGCGTTTCAGAACGATTGGGAAAAGCTTGTCTCCGGTGATATGTGGGGAGCAAAACCTTTAGGGCAAAATGCTGTTTTAGGGGTGAATGGAGTTAACACTGATCAAGGCTGCAAAGTCGTGGGTGTGACACGAGGCTTCCCAGCACAGATTGCGGGAATAAAAGAAAATGATGTCATTATTCAATTAAATAACCAGAGAATTACAGGAATTGAGCAACTGGCTGAGGTCGTTCAGCGTTATAAGCCTGGACAAACCATTCAGATCAAGTTGATTCGAGACAAGAAAACAATGACGTTCGAAGTGCAATTGGCAGCCAGAGACTAA
- a CDS encoding S1C family serine protease translates to MNQDQKIKGTESSRRFLAMLLIVPLFMGSLTSYGYAWDQLQPSQLTEGSQIRKAFRAVVSTPRSWTVRVRSNGKEASLGAIVGSDGWILTKASQLQGKITCELSTAERFEAEIIGVDGKLDLALIKIDAHNLPTVRWRSASDPKVGQWLATPGLSMSPVSVGVLSVSRRSVKPAPGVLGVQIGDAEGGALVKSVLRESGAEQAGLKAGDVILNVAGVEIEDANALSSFVRKFLPGDRVLLKVLREKEELTAEVILTDPQMLIYDRLREMQKKMGGALSRRKTGFTEVFQHDAVLRPEDCGGVIVDLKGQAVGLNIARAGRTKSFAIPANHVIPMIEKLKLKKYAPYNPLKDTKEQTVSTGMSS, encoded by the coding sequence TTGAACCAGGATCAAAAAATTAAAGGTACAGAATCGAGTCGTCGATTTTTGGCGATGCTTTTGATCGTTCCGCTGTTCATGGGAAGTCTTACTTCATATGGCTATGCCTGGGATCAATTACAACCAAGTCAATTGACAGAGGGCTCTCAGATCCGAAAAGCTTTTCGTGCAGTGGTCTCCACACCTCGATCATGGACGGTGCGAGTACGCTCGAACGGAAAAGAAGCGTCTCTGGGCGCCATTGTTGGCTCAGATGGCTGGATTTTAACTAAGGCCAGCCAACTTCAAGGTAAGATCACCTGTGAGTTATCAACGGCCGAACGCTTTGAAGCAGAAATCATCGGAGTAGACGGAAAGCTGGATTTGGCTTTGATTAAGATTGATGCACATAATCTTCCTACAGTCAGGTGGCGTTCTGCCTCAGATCCCAAGGTTGGACAATGGCTCGCAACACCTGGTTTAAGTATGTCACCTGTGAGTGTAGGCGTACTCAGTGTTTCAAGACGTTCCGTCAAGCCTGCTCCTGGAGTTCTGGGAGTACAAATTGGTGATGCCGAAGGTGGAGCATTGGTGAAATCAGTGCTTCGAGAAAGCGGCGCTGAACAGGCAGGTCTGAAAGCCGGTGATGTGATATTAAACGTTGCTGGTGTCGAGATCGAAGATGCGAATGCGCTCTCTAGTTTTGTTCGCAAATTTTTGCCTGGTGACCGGGTCCTTTTGAAGGTTTTAAGAGAAAAGGAGGAACTCACAGCCGAAGTCATCCTCACGGACCCCCAAATGCTGATTTATGATCGTTTACGCGAAATGCAGAAAAAGATGGGTGGCGCCTTAAGCCGCCGTAAAACTGGCTTCACTGAAGTTTTTCAACATGATGCTGTATTAAGACCAGAAGATTGTGGTGGAGTCATTGTGGACCTTAAAGGACAGGCCGTAGGTTTGAATATTGCGCGTGCTGGTAGAACAAAGTCATTTGCAATCCCGGCTAACCATGTGATTCCAATGATTGAAAAGTTGAAACTGAAAAAGTATGCTCCCTACAATCCACTGAAGGATACTAAGGAACAGACGGTATCGACTGGGATGTCATCCTGA
- a CDS encoding (5-formylfuran-3-yl)methyl phosphate synthase, with amino-acid sequence MNPHRVQLLVSIRNRDEVLPALNGGCDILDLKEPLNGALGMVDEEILHSISDYFFEQPVNVPLSLALGELVEQKEKHITPTIPSEVTYLKMGLSETKQSDHWYSDWLNCRQRIEVTNQATFQWIAVAYADWKQARSIPPEYVLAAAIKSRCAGLLIDTYHKQGQSLLNCMCLEEIQRLVDRAQKYNLKIALAGSITSDHLESLSDISPDIIGIRGAACVGSQRTNQVQKLAVKTFRKELDRQYTFMESG; translated from the coding sequence TTGAATCCACATCGTGTACAGCTTCTCGTCAGTATCAGGAACCGAGACGAAGTACTACCTGCGCTAAATGGCGGTTGTGACATTCTCGACCTTAAAGAACCTTTAAACGGCGCTCTGGGAATGGTCGATGAAGAAATACTCCATTCAATAAGCGACTACTTTTTCGAGCAACCGGTAAATGTCCCCTTAAGTCTGGCACTGGGAGAACTGGTAGAGCAGAAAGAAAAACACATTACTCCGACCATTCCTTCAGAAGTTACCTACTTGAAAATGGGACTATCAGAAACGAAACAATCAGACCACTGGTACTCAGATTGGTTAAACTGCAGACAGCGAATTGAAGTAACTAATCAAGCGACATTTCAGTGGATCGCAGTAGCTTACGCAGACTGGAAACAGGCTCGTTCCATTCCACCAGAGTATGTTCTTGCCGCAGCCATCAAAAGTCGGTGTGCGGGTCTATTAATTGACACCTACCACAAACAAGGTCAAAGCCTATTAAACTGTATGTGTCTTGAAGAGATTCAGCGACTCGTTGATCGAGCACAAAAATATAATTTAAAGATCGCCTTAGCAGGCTCGATTACGTCTGATCACCTTGAGTCGCTGTCGGATATTTCGCCCGACATCATCGGAATTCGAGGTGCCGCTTGTGTTGGAAGCCAAAGAACGAACCAAGTCCAAAAACTGGCAGTGAAGACATTTCGAAAAGAACTTGACCGCCAATATACGTTCATGGAATCAGGATGA
- a CDS encoding N-acyl-D-amino-acid deacylase family protein: protein MKQLLLLLCLFLLTTFTSAFSVIAQESEPFDLLLKGGMLIDGTGKPGFQGDVAIRDERIVLIAPEINTPADQTIECRGLIIAPGFIDLHNHSDRQIVSPLTRANMNYVTQGCTTIVTGNCGSGPVNTKAYYQKIDDSGSGTNVMHLIPQGSLRNQVMGSGQRKPTPTELKTMKHLARKAMQDGAWGMSTGLIYVPSSYAQTDELIELAKIVSQFKGIYASHIRNESTELLSAVNEALKIGQQAKLPVHISHFKSSGRDAWGLVIRAAQMIDNARKQGQIVTADQYPYIASSTSLGATLIPAWARAGGNKELIKRLESPETAPKIIKKIESNIEKRDGGQAIRIARYSKKPEWVGKNLEQIADNEKKSVLEIVLEITRYGGASVVNFSMNEEDVQQIMKINWVATASDGRAYLPGSDRPHPRQYGTFPRKLGYYAIREQVIPLEHAVRSATGLPADILGLKERGYLRKGAYADIVVFDPKTLIDLATFDDPHQYSKGIRYLFVNGKPVITAGSPTGSLAGKALRHKPTEKSSEKNSR from the coding sequence ATGAAACAGCTTCTCTTATTACTTTGTCTGTTTCTGCTGACAACCTTTACATCAGCTTTCTCAGTAATCGCTCAAGAATCGGAACCATTTGATCTGCTTCTGAAGGGTGGCATGCTGATTGATGGCACTGGAAAACCAGGATTCCAAGGAGACGTCGCTATTAGGGACGAGCGTATAGTATTAATCGCCCCGGAAATCAACACCCCAGCCGATCAAACTATTGAATGTCGCGGCCTGATAATCGCTCCCGGATTCATCGATTTACACAACCATAGTGATCGACAGATTGTCTCCCCGTTAACTCGCGCGAATATGAACTATGTCACCCAGGGATGTACTACAATCGTAACGGGGAATTGTGGCAGCGGCCCTGTTAATACCAAGGCCTATTATCAAAAAATTGATGATTCGGGAAGCGGGACGAATGTAATGCATCTCATCCCGCAAGGTTCTCTCCGTAATCAAGTCATGGGATCAGGACAACGAAAGCCAACACCTACAGAACTCAAAACGATGAAACATCTGGCGCGGAAAGCTATGCAGGATGGTGCCTGGGGAATGTCGACCGGGTTGATCTATGTTCCCAGTTCTTATGCCCAGACAGATGAACTCATTGAACTGGCAAAAATCGTATCACAATTTAAGGGGATCTATGCCAGCCATATCCGCAATGAAAGTACAGAACTACTCTCAGCTGTAAATGAAGCCCTCAAAATTGGCCAACAGGCTAAATTACCAGTTCATATTTCACACTTCAAATCCAGTGGTCGGGATGCCTGGGGATTAGTTATCAGAGCAGCTCAAATGATAGATAATGCACGTAAACAGGGACAAATTGTAACCGCAGATCAATATCCTTATATTGCATCGAGTACATCACTGGGAGCCACTTTAATTCCTGCCTGGGCCAGAGCCGGAGGGAATAAAGAGTTGATCAAACGTTTGGAGTCTCCAGAAACTGCTCCGAAAATCATCAAAAAGATTGAAAGTAACATTGAAAAGCGAGATGGAGGTCAAGCAATACGGATTGCCCGCTATTCAAAAAAACCGGAATGGGTGGGGAAAAATCTAGAACAAATTGCAGATAACGAAAAAAAAAGTGTGCTAGAGATTGTGTTGGAGATCACTCGGTATGGAGGTGCCTCAGTTGTGAACTTCAGTATGAACGAAGAAGATGTTCAACAAATTATGAAAATCAACTGGGTTGCGACTGCTTCAGACGGACGTGCCTACCTGCCAGGCTCAGATCGTCCGCATCCGAGGCAATACGGTACATTTCCCAGAAAGTTGGGATATTATGCCATCCGGGAACAAGTAATCCCATTAGAACATGCAGTTCGAAGCGCAACCGGGCTGCCTGCTGATATTCTTGGTTTAAAAGAGAGAGGTTACCTTCGTAAAGGAGCGTACGCAGATATCGTTGTGTTTGATCCAAAGACGTTAATCGATCTGGCGACATTTGACGATCCGCATCAGTACTCGAAAGGCATCCGATACCTCTTCGTGAATGGAAAACCAGTAATCACTGCAGGATCTCCAACCGGCAGTTTGGCAGGCAAAGCCTTACGTCACAAGCCGACTGAAAAGTCATCAGAAAAGAACAGCCGTTAA
- the typA gene encoding translational GTPase TypA codes for MKREDVRNIAIIAHVDHGKTTLVDALLHQSGQFRDSQLKGDCILDSNDLERERGITILAKNIALMYKGVKVNIIDTPGHADFGGEVERVLRMADGVLILVDAFEGPRPQTRFVLKKALECHLKPVVVINKIDRPDCRPDHVLSEMFDLFVELDADDETLDFPYIYASAREGFATHDLENFGNSIHPLLDMVLENVPAPDVNQDAPLTMMVTTLEWSEYVGRVATGRISSGRVRPGEKVTLIKRSGEHVKTTVDSVELFNNLGRAPVDEASAGDIVALVGLDSPEIGDTVACAEKPEALTRIDVDEPTLSMLFTINSSPLAGQDGKYVTSRNLRERLMRELESNVALRVTEREDKDSFSVSGRGILHLSVLIEQMRREGYELSVGKPEVIRKKIDGKWHEPFESMEVDVPSEVVGSVMELVCARRGQMIDMTSGETGMSHLKFSIPARGLIGLRTRLLNATKGEAIINHRFEAYKLSEGEVPRRANGVLISQDNGQAVGYALWKLRDRAEFFIGPGEDVYEGMIVGENARNNDLVVNPIRGKKLTNVRASGSDENMVLKPPREMSLEAALEYIEYDEYVEITPKIIRLRKIYLTENERKRQHRTSTGE; via the coding sequence ATGAAACGAGAAGATGTGCGGAACATTGCAATCATTGCGCACGTAGATCATGGGAAGACGACACTGGTCGATGCATTACTACATCAAAGTGGCCAATTTCGTGATTCTCAATTGAAAGGTGACTGTATTCTGGATTCGAACGATCTGGAACGGGAACGTGGTATCACTATTTTGGCCAAAAACATCGCATTGATGTATAAAGGGGTCAAAGTCAACATCATCGATACGCCGGGACACGCGGATTTTGGTGGTGAGGTGGAACGTGTATTACGAATGGCTGATGGCGTTTTAATCTTGGTCGATGCATTTGAAGGCCCCAGGCCACAAACACGTTTCGTCTTGAAAAAGGCACTGGAATGCCACTTAAAGCCTGTGGTGGTTATCAACAAAATTGACCGTCCTGATTGTCGACCTGATCATGTACTGAGTGAGATGTTCGATTTATTTGTTGAGTTAGATGCAGATGATGAAACACTCGATTTCCCATATATCTATGCCAGTGCTCGTGAAGGTTTTGCGACGCACGATCTTGAAAACTTCGGCAATAGTATTCACCCGTTACTCGACATGGTATTGGAAAACGTACCCGCTCCCGATGTGAATCAGGATGCACCACTAACAATGATGGTAACAACCTTGGAGTGGTCCGAATATGTCGGTCGTGTAGCGACAGGTCGAATTAGTAGTGGAAGAGTCCGCCCGGGAGAAAAGGTAACGCTCATCAAAAGAAGTGGAGAGCATGTAAAGACCACTGTTGACTCGGTTGAGCTATTCAATAACCTGGGAAGAGCACCCGTTGATGAAGCATCTGCCGGCGATATTGTGGCATTAGTCGGACTGGATAGTCCGGAAATTGGTGATACGGTTGCCTGTGCCGAGAAGCCCGAAGCTCTCACACGAATTGATGTTGATGAACCCACATTGTCGATGCTATTCACGATCAATAGTTCTCCGTTAGCAGGTCAGGATGGAAAGTATGTGACCAGTCGTAATCTGCGCGAACGACTAATGCGTGAATTGGAATCAAATGTGGCATTACGTGTTACCGAACGGGAGGATAAGGATTCATTTTCCGTTTCTGGGCGAGGCATTTTACATTTGTCCGTTTTAATCGAGCAGATGCGCCGAGAAGGTTATGAGCTCTCTGTAGGAAAACCTGAAGTTATTCGTAAGAAAATTGATGGCAAATGGCACGAGCCTTTTGAGTCGATGGAAGTCGACGTTCCATCGGAAGTCGTTGGATCTGTAATGGAACTGGTCTGTGCCCGTCGTGGTCAAATGATCGATATGACGTCAGGTGAGACGGGAATGTCACATCTGAAATTTTCGATACCCGCTCGAGGATTGATTGGTCTGAGGACGCGATTGTTGAATGCAACAAAAGGCGAAGCCATTATTAATCATCGTTTTGAAGCATACAAGCTGAGTGAAGGGGAAGTACCCCGACGTGCGAATGGTGTGCTAATTTCACAGGATAACGGTCAGGCTGTTGGGTATGCTTTGTGGAAACTGCGGGACCGTGCGGAATTCTTCATTGGACCAGGAGAAGATGTTTATGAAGGCATGATTGTCGGAGAAAATGCTCGTAACAATGACTTGGTCGTTAACCCGATTCGCGGCAAAAAATTGACCAATGTGCGTGCTTCCGGGTCAGATGAAAACATGGTTCTCAAACCACCTCGTGAAATGAGTCTCGAAGCGGCATTAGAGTACATCGAGTATGATGAATATGTAGAGATCACGCCTAAGATTATTCGTTTGCGAAAAATCTATCTGACTGAGAATGAACGAAAACGGCAACACCGTACTTCGACTGGTGAGTAG
- the tig gene encoding trigger factor: MSDELATTDTTEGEAVSADGEYKMSVTAQIDEVGPCKKHVTVTVPRADIDHFYSESVSELGGQATVPGFRVGHVPRKLVEKRFRQELSDQVKQRILMESLELVAEDNDLDPINEPTIDVETLQIPEEGEFKFEFEVEVRPDFKLPEYKGLKLERPVRTIEDQDVDQYLNRFLGQYGEMEEREGAAEKEDLLELSIKFEHDGKTLSEINEIVVPLRPVFRLQDAELKDFDKLMDGVKAGETREAEIEISEEAEQIEMRGEKAHAIFTIKNVKFIQIPEINEELLEKVGAKSEEELREEVKNILERQVTYEQRQSTRSQVLGKITESADWDLPESLVSKQVENALRREILEMQQAGFSRQDIQARENEIRQQAISSTRQALKEHFVLDKIASTEELEVQPNEVDMEIYYMAMQQGESPRRVRARLVKSGMIENLEAQLRERKAVDVILDKAEYKEVDMDPPQENQISAVARSVCSTFSATTGEEEAGEA, from the coding sequence GTGTCCGACGAACTCGCAACAACTGATACAACAGAGGGAGAAGCCGTATCTGCGGATGGCGAGTACAAGATGTCTGTAACCGCCCAGATTGATGAAGTTGGTCCCTGTAAAAAACATGTTACTGTGACTGTGCCCCGGGCAGATATTGATCATTTCTATTCCGAATCAGTTTCAGAATTAGGTGGTCAGGCGACGGTACCTGGATTTCGTGTTGGTCATGTCCCGCGCAAGCTTGTTGAAAAACGGTTTCGGCAAGAACTTTCCGATCAGGTCAAACAACGGATTTTGATGGAAAGTCTTGAGCTAGTCGCTGAGGATAATGACCTTGATCCAATCAACGAGCCAACCATTGATGTTGAGACTCTGCAGATTCCTGAAGAGGGAGAATTCAAATTCGAATTTGAAGTAGAGGTTCGCCCCGACTTCAAACTCCCTGAATATAAAGGCTTAAAGCTGGAGCGTCCGGTTCGGACAATCGAAGATCAAGATGTGGACCAATACTTAAATCGCTTCCTCGGTCAATATGGTGAAATGGAAGAACGAGAGGGAGCAGCTGAAAAAGAAGACTTACTGGAGCTCTCTATAAAATTTGAACATGATGGTAAAACCCTCAGCGAGATCAATGAAATTGTCGTTCCCCTGCGTCCTGTATTTCGTCTCCAAGATGCAGAACTTAAAGATTTCGATAAATTAATGGATGGTGTCAAGGCTGGCGAGACTCGAGAGGCTGAAATTGAAATCTCCGAAGAAGCTGAGCAAATTGAGATGCGAGGAGAAAAGGCACATGCCATCTTCACCATCAAAAATGTTAAATTTATTCAAATTCCAGAAATCAACGAAGAACTCCTGGAAAAAGTAGGAGCGAAATCGGAAGAAGAACTACGAGAAGAAGTAAAAAATATTCTCGAACGTCAAGTTACCTATGAACAACGACAATCAACACGTTCACAAGTTCTGGGCAAAATCACAGAATCTGCAGATTGGGACCTTCCAGAATCATTGGTCTCAAAACAAGTAGAAAACGCTTTAAGACGTGAAATCCTGGAAATGCAGCAAGCTGGATTTTCGAGGCAGGATATCCAGGCACGAGAAAACGAAATTCGTCAACAAGCAATTTCCTCGACTCGTCAGGCACTTAAAGAGCATTTTGTGCTCGATAAAATTGCATCTACCGAAGAGCTAGAAGTGCAGCCTAATGAAGTTGACATGGAGATTTACTATATGGCGATGCAGCAAGGGGAGAGTCCTCGCAGGGTTCGAGCTCGTCTGGTGAAATCGGGTATGATTGAAAACCTCGAAGCTCAACTCCGTGAACGCAAAGCCGTTGATGTCATTCTAGATAAAGCAGAATACAAAGAAGTAGATATGGATCCACCACAGGAAAATCAAATTTCTGCCGTCGCAAGATCTGTCTGTTCTACTTTCTCAGCGACAACCGGTGAAGAAGAAGCAGGTGAAGCGTAA
- a CDS encoding Flp family type IVb pilin, which yields MKNIFTQLMNDEAGFIVSAELVLISSIAVLAMIVGLSEVALNVNNELEDVGSAFSCIDQSFKLKHAHGHKACTESSSFYDSTDFCAGQWDVE from the coding sequence ATGAAAAACATCTTCACTCAACTGATGAACGACGAAGCCGGATTCATTGTTTCTGCCGAGCTTGTTTTGATTTCCAGTATCGCCGTTCTGGCAATGATCGTCGGACTGTCTGAAGTCGCTTTAAACGTCAACAATGAACTCGAAGATGTGGGCAGTGCCTTCTCCTGCATCGATCAGTCTTTCAAACTCAAACATGCACACGGTCACAAAGCCTGCACCGAATCGAGCAGCTTTTACGATTCGACTGACTTCTGTGCTGGTCAGTGGGACGTTGAATAA
- a CDS encoding branched-chain amino acid aminotransferase, producing the protein MKTVLIQLMNDEAGFIISSELVLVSTIAVLAMIVGLSEVAHNINQELEDVGSAFGRVNQSFYVSGASGHKGYTFGSDFNDRVDFCDSQNDIVCDRGPVREGRGYNN; encoded by the coding sequence ATGAAAACCGTGTTGATTCAACTGATGAACGACGAGGCCGGATTTATTATCTCTTCCGAGTTAGTGCTCGTTTCAACAATTGCCGTATTGGCGATGATTGTAGGGCTGAGCGAAGTCGCTCACAACATTAACCAGGAACTGGAAGATGTTGGTAGTGCATTTGGTCGGGTCAACCAGAGCTTCTATGTTTCCGGTGCCTCAGGCCACAAGGGCTATACGTTTGGAAGTGATTTCAATGATCGGGTTGATTTCTGTGACAGTCAAAACGACATCGTTTGTGACCGTGGCCCTGTTCGTGAAGGACGAGGTTACAACAACTAG
- a CDS encoding Gfo/Idh/MocA family protein, giving the protein MKDSSRTVRWGILGTARIAEKISIAIHQAENAELTCIASRDSQRAVDWAQKHHVKRSVGSYEALLADSEIDAVYIPLPPSLHGEWTVRAARAGKHVLCEKPLALNVNQAREMRRVCLENQVQLMDGVMWYHHPRAREILQKIRSDALGEHRRFTSAFTICWDNIPENDLRLQRDLGGGSLGDLGWYCIGATLWAFNELPQKVFGTSRSYEDNDVDYNFSGTMWFSKDRIASFDCGFDVCMRKWFEIAGTKASLVCDDFTRPWDNGRPKFHINDDQGNSIKYETEDPLQETCMINHFCDIIRSGRLEQQWSDLGINTQRVLNAIDYSARTEQVVNLADFFPQ; this is encoded by the coding sequence ATGAAAGACTCAAGTCGAACTGTGCGCTGGGGTATCTTAGGCACTGCTCGTATTGCAGAAAAAATTAGTATCGCGATTCATCAAGCTGAGAATGCTGAGCTCACATGCATTGCGAGTCGTGACTCTCAAAGAGCCGTTGATTGGGCACAAAAACATCATGTCAAACGTAGCGTAGGCAGTTATGAAGCGCTTTTGGCTGATTCAGAAATTGATGCCGTTTATATTCCTCTGCCTCCCTCTTTACATGGTGAATGGACTGTCCGAGCAGCAAGGGCCGGTAAACATGTCCTTTGTGAGAAACCATTGGCATTAAATGTCAATCAGGCACGAGAAATGCGCCGAGTCTGTTTAGAGAATCAAGTTCAACTGATGGATGGTGTCATGTGGTACCACCATCCACGAGCACGTGAAATCCTCCAAAAAATTCGTAGTGATGCACTCGGCGAACACCGCCGTTTTACTTCTGCATTTACTATCTGCTGGGACAACATTCCTGAAAATGATTTACGCCTCCAGCGAGACTTGGGTGGTGGTTCTCTGGGAGATCTTGGTTGGTATTGTATAGGCGCTACACTATGGGCTTTTAACGAACTACCGCAAAAAGTTTTTGGTACATCGCGCTCATATGAAGATAACGATGTCGACTACAATTTTTCAGGTACCATGTGGTTCAGTAAAGATCGAATTGCTTCTTTTGATTGCGGTTTTGATGTCTGTATGCGTAAGTGGTTTGAAATTGCCGGTACCAAAGCATCTTTGGTTTGTGATGACTTCACACGTCCTTGGGACAATGGTAGACCTAAGTTTCATATTAATGACGATCAAGGGAATTCCATAAAGTATGAAACGGAAGATCCACTCCAAGAAACGTGTATGATCAATCATTTTTGTGATATTATTCGCTCTGGTCGATTGGAACAGCAATGGTCAGATCTGGGAATTAATACACAAAGGGTTCTTAATGCGATTGATTACTCTGCTCGTACAGAACAAGTCGTAAATCTGGCTGATTTCTTCCCTCAATAA